A DNA window from Camelina sativa cultivar DH55 chromosome 17, Cs, whole genome shotgun sequence contains the following coding sequences:
- the LOC104758763 gene encoding transcription initiation factor TFIID subunit 9-like, with amino-acid sequence MAGEGEEDVPRDAKIVKSLLKSMGVEDYEPRVIHQFLELWYRYVVEVLTDAQVYSEHASKSNIDCDDVKLAIQSKVNFSFSQPPPREVLLELAASRNKIPLPKSIAGPGVPLPPDQDTLLSPNYQLVIPRKSASTEPEETEDDEEMTDPAQSSQEQQQQQTSELPGQTPQRVSFPLSRRPNK; translated from the exons ATGGCTGGAGAAGGTGAAGAGGATGTACCTAGAGATGCTAAAATTGTGAAATCTCTGCTTAAGTCGATGGGTGTAGAAGACTACGAGCCTCGTGTGATACACCAGTTTCTGGAGCTATGGTATCGGTATGTGGTGGAAGTGTTGACAGATGCTCAGGTTTACTCAGAGCATGCTAGCAAATCCAACATTGACTGTGATGATGTGAAGCTCGCTATTCAATCCAAAGTTAATTTCAGCTTCTCTCAGCCACCTCCAAGAGAG GTTCTGCTAGAACTTGCTGCAAGTAGGAACAAGATCCCTTTGCCAAAATCGATAGCAGGACCGGGTGTTCCGCTCCCACCTGATCAGGACACATTGCTGAGCCCGAACTACCAGCTTGTGATACCAAGGAAGTCAGCTTCCACAGAACCTGAAGAAactgaggatgatgaagaaatgACAGATCCTGCACAGTCCTCGCAAgaacagcagcaacaacaaacaTCAGAACTCCCAGGTCAAACTCCCCAAAGAgtctctttccctctctctaGAAGACCCAATAAGTAG